The genome window GCCTGGCGGCTGGACCCACACGGCATCCTTCGTGGTCAGGGGTGCGCATGCTGGACGGAGAGGTCACCGACGCGGTGGAGGCACGCTCGCTGGGCCTGAACCCCAACCACATCCACATCTACAGCGCCAGCTGGGGCCCCGAGGACGACGGCAAGACGGTGGACGGGCCGGCGCGCCTGGCCGAGGAGGCCTTCTTCCGGGGCGTGAGCCAGGTGAGGCGGGGCCTGGTCCGGCCTCCGGGGCAGGCCAGCGCTGTCCTCTCTGCAGCTCTCGCCCTtgtatcttttgttttgtttcattcctgtgttttttaattttatacgaAGCatgtttaataaaacattaacggacagaaaaaagagtgaagaaaatacaaatagccCCTAGCCCCACTCCCTGGAGACCGCCACCCTGAGCACTGGGTGCTGGCCCTGGTCTAGTTTTTTGTGCACAGCGGTATTTGCAAACATACCTGATCCACCAGGGATCTCACAGGGCACCTGGGAAGTAGACAGGTCCCCAGAGAATGAGGCCCAGCCTGCCCAGTCTCCGGGAGCATCTTCCCTCCAGGCCTCCCCGAGTCCCGATCCCGAGTGACCCCAGCCCGCTCTGTCCACAGGGCCGAGGGGGGCTGGGCTCCATCTTTGTCTGGGCCTCAGGGAACGGGGGCCGGGAACATGACAGCTGCAACTGCGACGGCTACACCAATAGTATCTACACGCTGTCCATTAGCAGCGCCACGCAGTTCGGCAACGTGCCCTGGTACAGCGAGGCCTGCTCGTCCACACTGGCCACGACCTACAGCAGCGGCAACCAGAATGAGAAGCAGATCGTGAGTCCTGCcccgggtgggggctggggaagaggggctGCCTGCTggctctgcccagggcccccTCGTGGACCCCGTGGGCCTCCCTTCCCCCGGGGGCTGGGTGGTAGAGGCTCAGGCGTGGTGCATTGTGAGCTTCGGCTCTCTGAGGCTCTCGGGGGCCATGGAGCCATCTGTGAAGTCTTCAAGACGTGTGGGCTCTCCCTAAAACACGCGTTGCTCTCCACGGTCCCCAGCCTCTGGTCGAGCCCACTCATTGCTTGGGGAACTGTCCCCATTGCCTTGGCCTGTCCCCAGCGGGTTAGCAAGGCAGCCACTGGGACCAAGACATCTGTGGTGCCCAGGGcctgtgggcagggggagggcagccGGGTGGTCCCCCGGCCCCCTCCACCTGTCACAGGCCCTAATACCATTGTGCCCCGGCAGGTGACCACTGACTTGCGGCAGAAGTGCACTGAGTCTCACACAGGcacttctgcctctgcccccttGGCGGCTGGCATCATTGCTCTCACTCTGGAGGCCAAGTAAGTGGGTGGGGGCCGAGGGACAACCCTGGCCCTACTGGCACCGTCTGCAGGACAGCCCATCCCCTCCAGCTGCTCCCGAAAGGATTGAGCCTCggcctctcccttcctcctttgcAGTAAGAACCTCACCTGGCGGGACATGCAGCACCTGGTGGTACAGACCTCAAAGCCAGCCCACCTTAATGCTAACGACTGGGCCACCAATGGTGTCGGCCGGAAAGGTGAGGACAGGGTGCCCAGTGGGCTGAGCGTGGAGGTAGGTGGGGGGCACTCTATGCCTCCCAGCTGACCCCGCCTCCCCGTCCCCACAGTGAGTCACTCGTATGGCTACGGGCTGTTGGATGCAGGTGCCATGGTGGCCCTGGCCCAGAACTGGACAACGGTGGCCCCCCAGCGGAAGTGCATCATCGACATCCTCACTGAGCCGAAGTGAGGGCTGGAcccaggctgggagggggccCGCTGGTCCCTCCGGGCCAGGCTGACCCTCCCGCTGCTCTCTGCACAGGGACATCGGGAAACGGCTAGAGGTGCGGAAGACGGTCACCGCGTGCCTGGGCGGGCCCAACCATATCACGCGGCTGGAGCACGCTCAGGCGCGGCTCACCCTGTCCTACAATCGCCGTGGCGACCTGGCCATCCACCTGGTCAGCCCCATGGGCACCCGTTCCACCCTGCTGGCCGCCAGGTGCttgccctgtcccctgcctgccctgcccagtgCCTCCTGTCCCTGGCAGCCCACGTGCACGCCTTCAGTCACCCGTACCCCAGCGGCTGTCCGGCGCTACTCCATGGGAGCACCACCGGCATTTTGGGAGGGACAGCTGTGTCCTGTGGGACTGTTGCGTAGTGTAGAAATCCTTGGCTTCTACCTGTGTGATGCCGTGGTGTGCGTCCCCTTGCGTAGCGCCCTTAGACCTTTCTGGAATCCCCTGGTTGAGAGCATCTGGCCCACCGGGCAGTGGCCAGGCCAGCAGGCGTTGCCAGCCCCGTGGGCGTGGTGTGCCCTGGCCTGGGGTCCCCAGAGGCCTCACCTGGCTGTGTGCAACCCCTACCCAGGCCACACGACTACTCCGCAGACGGGTTTAACGACTGGGCCTTCATGACAACCCATTCCTGGGATGAGGACCCCTCTGGCGAGTGGGCCCTGGAGATGGAAAACACCAGCGAAGCCAACAACTATGGTACTGGGGGCGCGTGGGGGGCCGTGGGGGACGAGGAGGAGAGCTGGCAGGCTCTGGGATGCTGGGCACGGTGCCGCGCCCTCACTCTTGCCTCCTCCCCTGCTCGGGAATAGGGACGCTGACCAAGTTCACCCTCGTGCTCTATGGCACAGCCCCCGAGGGGCTGCCAACACCTCCCGAGAGCAGCGGCTGCAAGACTCTCACGTCCAGCCAGGCCTGCGTGGGTCAGTAGTGGGTGCCGGGGGGTGTGGGCCTGAGGCCGGGGGACGGGGGCCGCCTGTCCTGCAGCCCAGCTCTAGGAGGAAAAGAGGGATGAGCCTGGGGTGACCACAGTTCTGGGGCAGGGGCTCCTAGGGACTGGGGACTCTGCTTGGGGCTGCCATGGTCCTGGGGCGGAGGGCTCACGTGGCCCCGTGGCCGTGGCCCGCCCAGCTGACACCCCTCCCCATGCCGACAGTATGCGAGGAGGGCTTCTCCCTGCACCAGAAGAGCTGTGTCCAGCACTGCCCGCCAGGCTCCGCTCCCCAAGTCCTCGACACACACTACAGCACTGAGAATGATGTGGAGACCATCCGGGCCAGTGTCTGTGCCCCCTGCCACGCCTCATGTGCCACATGCCAGGGGCCGGCCCCCACGGACTGCCTCAGCTGCCCCAGCCACGCCTCCCTGGACCCTGTGGAGCAGACTTGCTCCCGGCAAAGCCAGAGCAGCCGGGAGTCCCCGCCACAGCAGCAGCCGCCCCGGCCACCACTGGAGGTGGGGACGGAGCCGCGGCTGCGGGCAGGGCAGCTGCCCTCACACCTGCCCGAGGTGGTGGCCGGCCTCGGCTGCGCCTTCATCGTGCTGGTCTTCGTCACTGTCTTCCTGGTCCTGCAGCTGCGCTCAGGCTTCAGCTTCCGGGGCGTGAAGGTGTACACCATGGACCGCGGCCTCATCTCCTACAAGGGGCTGCCGCCCGAAGCCTGGCAGGAGGAGTGCCCGTCCGACTCGGACGAGGACGAGGGCCGGGGCGAGAGGACCGCCTTTATCAAAGACCAGAGCGCCCTTTGACGAGCCCACTGCCCGCCCCTCACGCCGATTCCCTCCTTGGGCACTTTTTAATTCaccaaagtatttttttatcttGGGACTGGGTTTGGACCCCAGTTGGGAGGCAAGAGGGGCAGACACTGCTTCCCACCCTACCTTGGGCCCACCTGGCTGCCCGAGGTAGGGCCCCAGGACCAGCTAGGGGGTGGGAGGTCCTCACCTCCCCCCGTCCACGTGGAGAAAGGAGTGAAACCTTTAGGGCAGCTTCCAAGGCCCAGTCCCCCGCCAGAGTTCCTGCGGATGGAGAGGGGCAGCCCTTCCTTTCCGGGATTCCTGACCCAGGCTGCAGCTCTtgccccttccctgtccctctaAAGCAATAATGGTCCCATCCAGGCAGCAGGGAGGCTGGCCTAGGAGGTATTTGAAGGAAGAGGCCACCTCTCCAAGGGCTTTTGCGTCCCTGACCCTGACCCCCACTTCTGGTGAGCCTCGGCGGAAGCAGTGATCATAGGAAGGGACCAAGGCAAGGCAGGTGCCTCCAGGTGTGCACGCCTGTGCGTGTCCCCTTGCCTGCCGCTGCGCTCCGTGCCTCCACCGTGGCTGGCTGCCAGGCCGAGCTCGGCCGGTACGGCCAAGGCTGAAGCTCTGGCTGAGCCCATGCTGGCGTCCTGACCACCCACCCCTCTCGTGCACCCTTCCCTCCCGCCAGGGCCCAAGTCCCTGTTTTCTGAGCCCG of Lemur catta isolate mLemCat1 chromosome 9, mLemCat1.pri, whole genome shotgun sequence contains these proteins:
- the FURIN gene encoding furin translates to MELRPWLLWVVAAAGTLVLLAADARGQKVFTNTWAVHIPGGPAVADSVARKHGFLNLGQIFGDYYHFWHRAVTKRSLSPHRPRHSRLQKEPQVQWLEQQVAKRRTKRDVYQEPTDPKFPQQWYLAGVTQRDLNVKEAWAQGYTGRGIVVSILDDGIEKNHPDLAGNYDPGASFDVNDQDPDPQPRYTQMNDNRHGTRCAGEVAAVANNGVCGVGVAYNARIGGVRMLDGEVTDAVEARSLGLNPNHIHIYSASWGPEDDGKTVDGPARLAEEAFFRGVSQGRGGLGSIFVWASGNGGREHDSCNCDGYTNSIYTLSISSATQFGNVPWYSEACSSTLATTYSSGNQNEKQIVTTDLRQKCTESHTGTSASAPLAAGIIALTLEANKNLTWRDMQHLVVQTSKPAHLNANDWATNGVGRKVSHSYGYGLLDAGAMVALAQNWTTVAPQRKCIIDILTEPKDIGKRLEVRKTVTACLGGPNHITRLEHAQARLTLSYNRRGDLAIHLVSPMGTRSTLLAARPHDYSADGFNDWAFMTTHSWDEDPSGEWALEMENTSEANNYGTLTKFTLVLYGTAPEGLPTPPESSGCKTLTSSQACVVCEEGFSLHQKSCVQHCPPGSAPQVLDTHYSTENDVETIRASVCAPCHASCATCQGPAPTDCLSCPSHASLDPVEQTCSRQSQSSRESPPQQQPPRPPLEVGTEPRLRAGQLPSHLPEVVAGLGCAFIVLVFVTVFLVLQLRSGFSFRGVKVYTMDRGLISYKGLPPEAWQEECPSDSDEDEGRGERTAFIKDQSAL